CGACCAGGGTGTAGCAGAGGTCGCCGATCAGTTTTATCAAAAGCCCGAACAGCGTGAAGATAAACAGCGAGCCGAACACCACCGGATAGTCCCGCGACACGGCAGCCTCATAGCTCATGCGCCCCAGGCCATCGAGGGAGAAAATCACTTCGATCAGCAGCGACCCGGCGAAGAACACGCTGATGAACGCCTGGGGAATCCCCGACACCACCAGCAACATCGCATTGCGGAACACATGGCCGTACAGCACGCGTCGTTCGCTCAAGCCTTTGGCCCGTGCGGTGACCACGTACTGGCGCGTGATTTCATTGAGGAACGAGTTCTTGGTGAGGATCGTCAGCGTGGCGAAACCGCCGATCACCAACGCCGTCACCGGCAGCACCAGGTGCCAGAAATAGTCGGCGATCTTGCCCACGGTCGACAGCGATTCGAAGTTGTCCGACACCAGTCCGCGCACCGGGAACCAGTTCAGAGAGGTGCCACCGGCGAAGACCACGATCAGGAACATCGCGAACAGGAACGCCGGCATCGCGTAACCGATGATGATTGCCGTGCTGCTCCAGATGTCGAAATGGCTGCCATGATGCACGGCCTTGCGGATGCCCAGCGGGATCGACACCAGGTACGTGATCAGCGTCGCCCATAGCCCGAGGGAAATGGTCACCGGCATTTTTTCCAGGATCAGGTCGGTGACGGTGGCGCCGCGGAAGAAGCTCTTGCCAAAGTCCAGGCGCGCGTAGCTGGTGAGCATCAGCCACAGGCGTTCGTGTGCGGGCTTGTCGAAGCCGTACTGCTTTTCGATGTCCTTGATCAATTGCGGGTCGAGACCGCGACTGGCCCGGGAGGTGCCGGACATGGTCTCCCCGGAGCCGCCGCCGACACTGGCGCCACCGATGCCTTGCAAATGCGCGATGGCCTGCTCCACCGGACCGCCCGGTGCAGCCTGGACGATGACGAAGTTGACCAGAAGAATGATCACCAGCGTCGGGATGATCAGCAGCAGACGCCGCAGTATGTAAGCCCACATCAATGCGGCCCTCCGGGTGTGCCACGGCGGATTTTTTCCGCCGTCATCTGCTGGTTGGTCAGCGGCGTGGTGCTCACTTCCCACCAGCTTTCGATGGCTTCGTCATTACTGGCCTGCTCGTTGGGCATGCCGAACCGGTTCCACCACACCGTTGAAGTGCCCGGCGGGTAATAGTTGGGAATCCAGTAGTAGTTCCATTGCAGCACCCGGTCCAGTGCGTGGGCGTAACGCAGCATTTCGGGCTGGGTGTTGGCGCGGACCAGGCCGTTGATCAGGGTGTCGACCGCCGGGTTCTTCAGCACCATGTAGTTGTTG
This region of Pseudomonas mandelii genomic DNA includes:
- a CDS encoding microcin C ABC transporter permease YejB produces the protein MWAYILRRLLLIIPTLVIILLVNFVIVQAAPGGPVEQAIAHLQGIGGASVGGGSGETMSGTSRASRGLDPQLIKDIEKQYGFDKPAHERLWLMLTSYARLDFGKSFFRGATVTDLILEKMPVTISLGLWATLITYLVSIPLGIRKAVHHGSHFDIWSSTAIIIGYAMPAFLFAMFLIVVFAGGTSLNWFPVRGLVSDNFESLSTVGKIADYFWHLVLPVTALVIGGFATLTILTKNSFLNEITRQYVVTARAKGLSERRVLYGHVFRNAMLLVVSGIPQAFISVFFAGSLLIEVIFSLDGLGRMSYEAAVSRDYPVVFGSLFIFTLFGLLIKLIGDLCYTLVDPRIDFAARNA